Proteins encoded by one window of Cyclobacteriaceae bacterium:
- a CDS encoding nucleotidyl transferase AbiEii/AbiGii toxin family protein: MIKEWLAEYNPANKNEAHAALREIMQEVALAGLYRSGFFEKAAFYGGTALRIFYKLDRFSEDLDFSLLESNPNFSLDRYLVAIHDEFESLGMKVSIKEKKKTKESQVESAFLKSETLWKELILESMLPQTGLNQPVNITIKIEVDTLPPGGFETEEKLLLKPFSFYVKCFSLPFLFAGKMHALLFRKWKNNVKGRDWYDLEWYIKNKISMNLSHFIERAKASGDLPSGSCSEETVRKLLAERIETIDFDKVKADVIRFIPDSHRLDVWSPKYFQDLTSHLLITS, from the coding sequence ATGATTAAAGAATGGCTTGCTGAATACAACCCTGCCAATAAAAATGAGGCGCATGCTGCGCTGCGTGAAATTATGCAGGAAGTAGCCCTGGCAGGATTATACAGATCGGGATTTTTCGAAAAGGCAGCTTTCTATGGCGGAACAGCGCTTCGTATTTTCTACAAGCTTGATCGTTTTTCTGAAGACCTTGACTTTTCTTTATTAGAATCCAATCCCAATTTCTCACTTGATCGGTATTTGGTAGCAATCCATGACGAGTTTGAATCTCTGGGGATGAAGGTTTCGATCAAGGAAAAAAAGAAAACAAAAGAGAGTCAGGTAGAATCTGCTTTTCTGAAATCGGAAACGCTCTGGAAAGAATTAATATTGGAGAGCATGTTACCGCAGACAGGTTTGAACCAACCGGTAAACATTACCATTAAGATTGAAGTTGACACTCTTCCGCCCGGTGGATTTGAAACCGAGGAGAAATTATTACTCAAACCTTTCTCGTTTTATGTAAAGTGTTTTTCACTTCCATTTCTCTTTGCCGGGAAAATGCATGCCTTACTTTTTCGGAAATGGAAGAACAACGTGAAAGGTCGTGATTGGTATGATCTGGAGTGGTACATCAAGAATAAGATATCAATGAACCTTTCGCATTTCATTGAACGCGCCAAAGCAAGTGGTGATTTGCCTTCGGGTTCTTGTTCGGAAGAAACCGTTAGAAAACTGTTAGCCGAAAGAATAGAAACAATTGACTTTGATAAAGTAAAAGCTGACGTGATTAGATTTATACCAGATAGCCACCGGCTGGATGTATGGTCTCCAAAATATTTTCAAGACCTGACGTCACATTTACTGATAACATCTTAG
- the cmk gene encoding (d)CMP kinase, which translates to MSKIVIAIDGYSACGKSTTAKEVAKILGYRYIDSGAMYRAVTLYFLDHHVALTNPKEIHRALQQINISFKINAKGVTETFLNGLSVEEEIRQLRVSEQVSPVSTIKEVREAMVAQQRKLGKERGIVMDGRDIGTVVFPQAELKLFMTADMMVRAFRRQQEWLAQDRLVDLDEVIENIKKRDHIDTTRAESPLRQAEDAIVIDTTHITIDEQVDEVVRLAFSKIVSTRKTAR; encoded by the coding sequence CTGAGTAAGATTGTTATTGCGATAGACGGATACTCCGCCTGTGGTAAGAGCACCACGGCCAAGGAGGTAGCGAAAATATTGGGCTACCGCTACATCGATTCGGGTGCCATGTACCGTGCCGTAACCTTGTACTTTCTCGATCATCATGTTGCGCTCACCAATCCGAAAGAAATTCATCGTGCGCTGCAACAGATCAACATTTCATTTAAGATTAACGCGAAAGGCGTTACCGAAACCTTCCTGAACGGACTGAGTGTGGAAGAAGAAATCCGCCAGTTGCGTGTGTCAGAGCAGGTGAGCCCGGTGAGTACCATAAAAGAAGTGCGCGAAGCCATGGTAGCACAGCAACGCAAACTGGGCAAGGAAAGAGGCATTGTGATGGATGGCCGCGACATTGGCACGGTGGTGTTTCCGCAAGCCGAGCTGAAACTGTTCATGACAGCCGATATGATGGTGCGGGCCTTTCGCAGGCAACAGGAATGGCTGGCGCAAGACCGGCTGGTTGACCTGGATGAGGTGATTGAAAACATCAAAAAACGCGATCACATTGACACCACACGGGCAGAAAGTCCGCTAAGGCAGGCAGAAGATGCCATTGTGATTGATACCACGCACATTACCATCGATGAACAGGTAGATGAGGTGGTTCGGCTGGCCTTTTCGAAGATCGTTTCAACACGAAAAACAGCCCGCTAG
- a CDS encoding Na(+)-translocating NADH-quinone reductase subunit A, producing the protein MGKFIRLKKGFDINLAGKAAPKIASIEQPETFAVKPTDFHGIYMPKVVVQEGDNVKAGTVLFHDKKHSNIVFTAPVSGEVVEVKRGEKRKLLEVKILADKQIEYVSFNKYSVSDIANLNREQAQEQMLKSGVWVNLVQRPFGIVADPAEKPKSIFISAFDSSPLGADYNIIYKGQEQFFQVGVDILKKFTSGLVHVNVHSEREISPVFSQVKGVELNKFSGPHPSGCVGVQIHHLDPINKGDVIWTISPAGVIQIGKLFLNGIYDTSKVVAVAGSEVKEPQYYLTHSGACVNKFLQNNLKQDHVRVVSGNVLTGTNIGKEGYLGHFDHVVSVIPEGDYFEFLGWLKPTASKLSFHRAFGLFSFLNGKKEFVLDSNTRGEPRAFVQTGVFEQVTPMDILPTYLLKSIIAEDYDEMEALGIYEVVEEDLALCEFVDVSKHNVQSILREGIDLMLNS; encoded by the coding sequence ATGGGCAAATTCATCCGGTTAAAGAAGGGCTTTGACATCAATCTTGCAGGAAAAGCCGCACCTAAAATTGCCAGTATTGAACAACCTGAAACATTTGCCGTAAAACCCACTGATTTTCATGGCATTTACATGCCTAAAGTGGTCGTTCAGGAAGGCGACAATGTAAAAGCAGGTACCGTACTGTTTCACGATAAAAAACACAGCAACATCGTATTCACCGCTCCTGTAAGTGGTGAGGTGGTGGAAGTCAAGCGTGGAGAGAAGCGCAAGTTGCTGGAAGTAAAAATTCTGGCCGACAAGCAAATCGAGTATGTGTCGTTCAACAAGTACTCTGTTTCCGACATAGCCAACCTGAATCGTGAGCAGGCACAGGAGCAGATGTTGAAAAGCGGGGTGTGGGTAAATCTGGTGCAGCGCCCGTTTGGTATCGTTGCTGATCCGGCTGAAAAACCCAAGTCTATATTTATCTCAGCTTTCGATTCCAGTCCGCTTGGCGCAGATTATAATATCATCTACAAAGGACAGGAGCAGTTCTTCCAGGTGGGTGTAGATATTTTAAAGAAGTTCACTTCGGGTCTTGTACATGTGAATGTTCACTCCGAGCGTGAAATCTCCCCTGTTTTCTCACAAGTAAAAGGCGTGGAGTTAAACAAATTCTCAGGCCCGCATCCGTCAGGTTGCGTGGGCGTGCAGATTCACCACCTTGATCCCATTAATAAAGGAGATGTAATCTGGACAATTTCACCTGCAGGTGTAATCCAGATCGGTAAACTTTTCCTCAACGGAATTTACGATACCTCTAAAGTGGTAGCAGTGGCCGGATCGGAAGTGAAGGAGCCACAGTACTACCTCACGCATTCTGGTGCTTGTGTAAACAAGTTTCTTCAGAATAACCTGAAGCAAGATCACGTACGCGTGGTTTCGGGTAATGTGCTTACCGGTACCAACATCGGCAAAGAGGGTTACCTCGGTCATTTTGATCACGTGGTTTCGGTAATTCCTGAAGGAGACTATTTTGAATTCCTTGGATGGCTTAAACCCACTGCAAGCAAATTGAGTTTTCACCGTGCCTTTGGGTTGTTCTCCTTCCTGAATGGCAAGAAAGAATTTGTGCTGGATAGCAACACACGTGGCGAACCCCGTGCCTTTGTTCAAACCGGTGTGTTTGAACAGGTTACCCCAATGGACATTTTGCCGACTTATTTGTTAAAGTCTATCATAGCCGAAGATTACGATGAGATGGAAGCGCTGGGTATTTACGAGGTTGTTGAAGAAGACCTGGCCCTGTGCGAGTTTGTGGATGTTTCCAAGCACAATGTGCAGTCTATATTGAGAGAAGGAATTGATTTAATGCTGAACAGTTGA
- a CDS encoding NADH:ubiquinone reductase (Na(+)-transporting) subunit B: MKFLRDTLDKAKHNFEKGGKYHKYFYLFEALDTFNYSPNTVTPATGAQIRDAVDLKRLMMTVVIAMVPCLAFGIYNVGYQHALATGEQLTMGAMIGTGLIKVLPIVIVAYAAGGLVEAAFAVFRKHPINEGFLVTGLLIPLVMPPDIPLWQVAVATIFAVVIAKEAFGGTGMNILNVALTARAFLYFAYPLQISGEVWTYLPEGAKTVAGYSGATPLAVAAQASTDGESVVQAFNSFGSGWANELYSFSNMFFGFMPGSIGETSTFMCLIGALILVVTGVGSWKIIASVFAGAYGMGAFLNLVAVNEFMAMPAHYHLVIGGLAFGAVFMATDPVTAAQTEAGKWVYGLLIGILTVLIRVFNPAYPEGIMLAILFMNVMAPLIDYFVVSANKKRRLKRATI, translated from the coding sequence ATGAAGTTTTTACGCGATACACTGGACAAAGCCAAGCATAACTTCGAGAAGGGTGGCAAGTATCACAAGTACTTCTACTTGTTCGAAGCCCTGGATACGTTCAACTATTCACCCAACACGGTAACTCCGGCAACGGGAGCACAAATCCGCGATGCGGTGGATCTGAAACGCCTGATGATGACGGTGGTGATTGCCATGGTTCCGTGTCTGGCTTTCGGTATTTATAATGTGGGATACCAGCATGCCCTGGCAACAGGTGAGCAACTGACAATGGGTGCCATGATTGGAACCGGATTGATCAAGGTTCTTCCTATTGTTATCGTTGCCTATGCGGCAGGAGGTTTGGTAGAAGCTGCTTTTGCTGTATTTCGTAAACACCCGATTAACGAAGGATTTTTAGTTACAGGTTTGTTGATTCCATTGGTTATGCCTCCGGATATTCCGCTGTGGCAAGTAGCTGTGGCTACCATCTTTGCTGTAGTCATTGCCAAAGAAGCTTTCGGTGGAACGGGAATGAATATTTTAAACGTTGCGCTTACCGCGCGTGCGTTCCTTTACTTTGCGTATCCGCTCCAGATTTCTGGTGAAGTGTGGACGTATCTGCCGGAAGGCGCAAAAACAGTTGCCGGTTATTCCGGTGCCACTCCGCTGGCGGTTGCTGCACAAGCTTCTACCGATGGTGAAAGTGTAGTTCAGGCGTTTAATTCTTTTGGCTCAGGTTGGGCCAATGAGCTGTATAGTTTCTCTAACATGTTCTTTGGCTTTATGCCGGGCAGTATTGGTGAAACCTCTACCTTCATGTGTTTGATTGGTGCATTGATTTTAGTGGTTACCGGTGTAGGTAGCTGGAAGATTATTGCCAGTGTATTTGCCGGTGCATACGGCATGGGTGCATTCCTGAACCTGGTTGCCGTGAATGAATTTATGGCCATGCCTGCGCACTATCATTTGGTGATTGGTGGGTTGGCATTTGGTGCTGTGTTTATGGCTACCGATCCCGTAACGGCTGCACAGACCGAGGCCGGTAAATGGGTGTATGGTTTATTGATTGGAATTTTAACGGTGTTGATCCGCGTGTTCAACCCGGCTTATCCGGAAGGGATTATGTTGGCCATCCTGTTCATGAACGTGATGGCTCCGCTGATTGATTATTTTGTAGTTAGTGCAAACAAAAAACGGAGATTAAAACGTGCGACAATCTAA
- the nqrC gene encoding NADH:ubiquinone reductase (Na(+)-transporting) subunit C has translation MRQSNLYIVLYAAALTVICGGLLALASEGLKDRQQANIALEQKKNILGTVMAVDKNTNVEEVYASKVKSFVVDASGNVVEGVNAADVVVLAEYKKPADQRKLPVYEFRNESNPDKIDFVVLPVFGFGLWDNIWGFVALQEDMNTIQGVSFQHKAETPGLGARIDSKEIQDRYKGKSIYDGATLVAVTMMKGEGVDYSDDLHKVDGMSGATLTAKGVNTMLSGYLSLYENYLKKVKAGSASAKVEEVVEEPAVEEKETESSDETK, from the coding sequence GTGCGACAATCTAATTTATACATCGTATTATACGCTGCCGCGCTTACCGTTATCTGCGGTGGCTTGCTGGCACTTGCTTCTGAAGGTTTAAAGGATCGTCAGCAGGCAAACATTGCGCTGGAGCAAAAGAAAAATATTCTAGGTACCGTAATGGCGGTGGATAAAAACACCAACGTTGAAGAAGTGTACGCCAGCAAAGTGAAATCGTTTGTAGTAGATGCCAGTGGCAATGTAGTAGAAGGTGTAAATGCTGCCGATGTGGTGGTGTTGGCCGAATACAAGAAGCCGGCAGATCAACGCAAGCTGCCGGTGTACGAATTCCGCAACGAAAGCAATCCTGATAAAATTGATTTCGTGGTGTTGCCTGTTTTTGGTTTCGGCTTGTGGGATAACATCTGGGGATTTGTGGCGTTGCAGGAAGATATGAATACCATTCAGGGTGTGTCGTTTCAGCACAAAGCAGAAACTCCGGGTTTGGGTGCTCGCATCGATTCAAAAGAAATTCAGGATCGCTATAAAGGAAAATCCATTTATGATGGCGCCACGTTGGTTGCCGTTACCATGATGAAAGGAGAAGGCGTTGACTACTCCGATGATTTGCACAAGGTTGACGGTATGTCGGGCGCTACACTAACAGCGAAAGGTGTCAACACCATGTTGTCGGGTTACCTTTCTTTATATGAGAATTACCTGAAGAAGGTGAAAGCCGGCAGTGCTTCTGCGAAAGTAGAGGAAGTGGTGGAAGAACCTGCAGTTGAAGAAAAAGAAACAGAATCATCAGACGAAACAAAGTAA
- a CDS encoding NADH:ubiquinone reductase (Na(+)-transporting) subunit D, with protein MSTEVAEVKEVKSEPLFSKKNRKLVSNPLDIDNPITVQVLGICSALAVTTQMKPAFTMAVSLVVVLIASSMVISALRNTIPSRIRIVVQLAVIATFVILVDQVLKAFVYDISKQLSVFVGLIITNCIVMGRLEAFSMGNKIGPSFMDALGNGLGYGIILMIVAFFRELLGSGAIFGFKVFESIGLKYPGNGLLLLPAGACIVVGIIIWVQRSLNGYREG; from the coding sequence ATGAGTACTGAAGTAGCTGAAGTAAAAGAAGTAAAGAGCGAACCGCTGTTTTCGAAAAAGAACCGTAAGCTCGTCTCCAATCCATTAGATATTGATAACCCGATTACCGTGCAGGTGTTGGGAATCTGTTCGGCCCTCGCGGTAACCACACAGATGAAACCGGCCTTTACCATGGCAGTGAGTTTGGTGGTGGTGTTGATTGCGTCCAGCATGGTAATTTCTGCGTTGCGCAATACGATTCCTTCACGCATTCGTATCGTGGTGCAGTTGGCTGTAATTGCAACATTTGTGATTTTGGTTGACCAGGTTTTGAAAGCGTTTGTGTACGATATTTCCAAACAGCTTTCTGTATTTGTGGGCTTGATCATCACCAACTGTATTGTGATGGGTCGTTTGGAAGCCTTTTCAATGGGTAACAAAATCGGGCCGTCCTTTATGGATGCCCTCGGTAACGGATTGGGCTACGGTATCATTCTGATGATCGTGGCTTTCTTCCGTGAGTTACTCGGTTCAGGTGCAATTTTCGGTTTCAAGGTTTTTGAATCTATCGGATTGAAATATCCCGGAAACGGATTGTTATTGTTACCGGCCGGTGCCTGTATTGTAGTGGGCATCATCATTTGGGTACAACGTTCATTAAACGGTTATCGCGAAGGTTAA
- the nqrE gene encoding NADH:ubiquinone reductase (Na(+)-transporting) subunit E: MENLISIGVRSIFIDNMIFAYFLGMCSYLAVSKKVKTAFGLGVAVVFVLGFTVPINWLIQNHILNQGSLAWISPELATVDLTFLQFIVFIAVIASMVQLTEMAIEKFSPALYGSLGIFLPLIAVNCAILGGALFMIGRSYTLAEATVFGLGSGIGWLLAIVALAGIREKMKYSNVPGPLRGLGITFILVGLMSLGFLSFLGFSL; the protein is encoded by the coding sequence ATGGAAAATCTTATCAGCATAGGCGTACGCTCCATTTTTATTGACAACATGATCTTTGCCTATTTCTTAGGCATGTGTTCATACCTGGCCGTTTCTAAAAAAGTAAAAACTGCTTTTGGTTTGGGTGTGGCCGTTGTGTTTGTATTGGGTTTCACCGTTCCCATCAACTGGTTAATCCAAAACCACATTTTAAATCAGGGCTCACTGGCGTGGATCAGTCCTGAACTGGCCACGGTTGACCTGACCTTTTTGCAATTCATTGTGTTCATTGCGGTAATTGCTTCCATGGTACAGTTAACGGAAATGGCGATTGAGAAATTCTCACCTGCCTTGTACGGCTCATTGGGTATTTTCCTTCCGTTGATTGCGGTAAACTGTGCAATTCTTGGAGGTGCCCTGTTTATGATTGGTCGTTCTTATACATTAGCAGAGGCTACCGTTTTTGGATTGGGCTCCGGCATTGGCTGGCTCTTGGCGATTGTGGCGTTAGCGGGTATCCGTGAGAAAATGAAATATTCCAACGTACCAGGTCCGCTTCGCGGGTTGGGCATCACCTTTATTTTGGTAGGCTTGATGTCGTTGGGCTTCTTAAGCTTCCTGGGCTTCTCGTTGTAA
- a CDS encoding Gfo/Idh/MocA family oxidoreductase — MQTVGVALLSFGMSGRVFHAPFIEAHQGLTLVGSWERSNKSIQQFYPQAKSYASLESLLADERVDLVIVNTPTYTHYELTKKVLEAGKHAVVEKAFTATAAEAMELKALAEKMNSKLSVFQNRRWDSDFKTVKHIVDRGVLGNLVEVSFSYDRFNPNLSPKLHKEIPRPGAGVVHDLGPHLIDQALYLFGMPEAVFADISITRPASRVYDYFEILLYYPSWRVRLRAGYFVREPAPSYITHGTKGSFLKTRADVQEADLQAGKKPLNPDWGVEPKQEQGLLHTEVDGKIIRERIESLPGNYMEYYEGIYQALVHDKQLPVTALDGLQVMRVIDAAFASSEEKRVIELI, encoded by the coding sequence ATGCAAACAGTTGGTGTAGCACTGCTTTCATTCGGTATGTCGGGACGGGTATTTCATGCTCCGTTTATTGAGGCGCATCAGGGACTCACCCTGGTGGGATCGTGGGAGCGTTCAAACAAATCCATACAGCAATTCTATCCGCAGGCAAAAAGTTATGCTTCACTTGAATCATTATTAGCCGATGAGCGTGTTGACCTCGTTATTGTTAACACACCAACGTATACCCATTATGAGTTGACCAAGAAAGTGCTTGAAGCAGGCAAACATGCGGTGGTAGAAAAGGCATTTACCGCAACAGCGGCCGAAGCGATGGAATTGAAAGCGCTTGCGGAAAAAATGAATAGTAAGCTCTCCGTTTTTCAGAACCGCAGGTGGGATAGTGATTTTAAAACCGTGAAACACATTGTTGATAGAGGCGTGCTGGGTAATCTGGTGGAAGTTTCATTTTCGTATGATCGGTTTAATCCGAATCTTAGTCCGAAGCTGCATAAAGAAATTCCTCGCCCCGGTGCAGGTGTAGTCCACGACCTTGGCCCGCACCTGATTGACCAGGCTTTGTATTTATTCGGAATGCCGGAGGCTGTATTTGCAGACATTTCGATTACGCGTCCCGCTTCGCGGGTGTATGATTATTTTGAAATATTGCTTTACTATCCATCGTGGAGGGTTCGGTTGAGAGCCGGATATTTTGTTCGCGAACCTGCACCATCTTATATCACTCATGGAACGAAGGGATCGTTTTTAAAAACACGGGCTGATGTTCAGGAGGCAGACTTGCAGGCAGGAAAGAAACCATTAAATCCTGATTGGGGAGTTGAGCCGAAACAGGAGCAAGGTTTGCTTCACACCGAAGTAGACGGAAAAATAATTCGTGAGCGGATTGAAAGTTTGCCCGGCAATTATATGGAATATTATGAGGGCATCTATCAGGCGTTGGTTCATGATAAGCAATTGCCTGTAACCGCGCTTGATGGCTTACAAGTGATGCGCGTAATCGATGCTGCCTTTGCAAGCAGTGAAGAAAAGCGAGTGATTGAATTGATTTAA
- a CDS encoding cupin domain-containing protein produces MKSIALLFFVFTSFTLCAQSYTIENCVNEFSKEQTEETRAGYQYWFADKNFLGDGRTLKMSVVEPGKATHAPHRHPEDEFFFVLEGTAEFFLNGKTKVVGPYTSLYCPSNSEHGIRNVGETQLKYLVIKRYEMVEK; encoded by the coding sequence ATGAAATCTATAGCCTTACTGTTTTTTGTGTTCACCTCATTCACGTTGTGTGCCCAGTCGTATACCATCGAAAATTGTGTGAACGAATTTTCTAAGGAGCAAACCGAAGAGACACGGGCAGGATACCAATATTGGTTTGCCGATAAAAATTTTCTGGGAGACGGCCGCACACTGAAGATGAGTGTGGTTGAACCTGGAAAAGCCACTCATGCTCCGCATCGTCATCCGGAAGATGAATTTTTCTTTGTTCTGGAAGGTACCGCAGAATTTTTCCTGAATGGAAAAACGAAAGTTGTTGGGCCATACACCAGTTTGTATTGCCCTTCAAACAGTGAACACGGCATTCGCAATGTGGGGGAAACCCAGTTGAAATACCTGGTAATCAAACGATATGAAATGGTTGAAAAGTAG
- a CDS encoding DUF502 domain-containing protein: protein MESSFRKTLRYFFSGMLFIVPVAATAYVIYISFTWLDNLLGIPYPGVGFVIIIAAITVFGYLTSNLAFQTLTTWFDHIINRIPMVKLIYSSIKDLIGAFVGDKKKFNKPVLVLLNKENNLHQIGFVTQSDLSELGLKDMISVYLPHAYNFSGDHFVISKDRVTPLNISGPVAMKYVVSGGVSGFAKEQ from the coding sequence ATGGAATCGTCTTTTCGAAAAACCCTTCGCTACTTTTTCAGTGGCATGCTCTTTATAGTACCGGTAGCCGCCACCGCTTATGTCATTTATATTTCATTCACGTGGCTGGATAATTTGCTGGGTATACCGTATCCAGGTGTTGGTTTTGTGATCATCATTGCGGCCATTACGGTGTTTGGGTACCTCACCTCCAACCTGGCGTTTCAAACCCTCACCACCTGGTTTGATCACATCATCAACCGCATTCCCATGGTGAAGTTAATCTATTCATCCATTAAAGATTTGATTGGCGCGTTTGTTGGGGATAAGAAGAAATTCAATAAGCCGGTGTTGGTGCTGCTGAATAAAGAAAACAACCTGCACCAGATCGGATTTGTTACGCAAAGCGATTTAAGCGAGTTGGGATTGAAAGACATGATATCCGTTTATCTGCCCCATGCCTATAATTTTTCAGGTGATCATTTTGTGATTTCAAAAGACCGCGTTACGCCATTGAATATTTCCGGACCGGTAGCGATGAAGTATGTGGTGTCGGGTGGTGTTTCGGGGTTCGCGAAGGAGCAGTAG
- a CDS encoding glycoside hydrolase family 130 protein has translation MKQLTPFFALLLFAACTPKTDQEENTSWQLGPFVKTDSLNPVLEPLTHTTFYCPVRKDTVRWEEKDVFNPSAVVRDGKVYLLYRAEDTVGKHAGTSRLGLAVSDDGLHFERMPKPVFYPDEDSMKVYEWEGGVEDPRLVEDENGRYILTYTSYDGNLARLCVASSTDLIHWTKHGLAFKDHSELWSKSGAIITTQQQNQFVATKINTQYYMYWGDTDIFLATSDNLVDWTPVYDGDALVKVFSPRPGKFDSDLVEPGPHATIQEDGILLIYNSRNKLEKGDKNLPDGNYAAGQILLNKVNPAEVLKRSENYFITPDKDYEITGQVNNVCFVEGLVQFKNRWFLYYGTADSKIAVAVTE, from the coding sequence ATGAAACAACTGACACCATTCTTTGCATTGCTCCTATTCGCGGCCTGTACACCAAAAACCGATCAGGAAGAAAACACATCCTGGCAACTCGGACCGTTTGTAAAAACGGATTCGCTCAATCCGGTGCTGGAGCCACTAACGCACACCACTTTTTATTGTCCGGTAAGAAAAGACACGGTTCGTTGGGAAGAGAAAGATGTGTTTAACCCCAGCGCTGTAGTGCGCGATGGAAAAGTATACCTCCTCTACCGTGCGGAAGATACGGTTGGGAAACATGCAGGTACCTCGCGCCTCGGACTGGCGGTTAGCGATGATGGGTTGCATTTTGAACGCATGCCCAAACCCGTATTTTACCCGGATGAGGACAGCATGAAAGTTTATGAGTGGGAAGGCGGTGTCGAAGACCCAAGATTGGTAGAAGACGAAAACGGAAGGTATATTCTTACCTACACTTCGTATGATGGAAACCTGGCGCGGTTATGCGTGGCGAGTTCTACCGATTTGATTCATTGGACAAAACATGGGCTTGCCTTTAAAGATCATTCGGAACTGTGGTCGAAGTCAGGAGCGATTATAACCACACAACAACAGAATCAATTTGTTGCCACGAAAATCAATACACAATACTATATGTATTGGGGTGATACAGATATTTTTCTGGCCACATCCGATAACCTGGTGGATTGGACACCAGTGTATGATGGCGATGCGCTGGTAAAAGTATTTAGTCCGCGGCCCGGTAAATTCGATAGCGACCTGGTAGAACCTGGCCCGCACGCCACGATACAAGAAGATGGAATTTTATTGATTTATAACAGTCGGAATAAATTGGAGAAGGGAGATAAAAATTTACCCGATGGAAATTATGCAGCGGGGCAAATATTATTGAACAAAGTGAATCCTGCAGAAGTGTTGAAGCGGTCTGAGAATTATTTCATCACACCCGATAAAGATTATGAAATTACCGGTCAGGTGAACAACGTTTGTTTTGTGGAAGGATTAGTTCAATTCAAAAACCGTTGGTTCCTGTATTACGGCACAGCCGATTCAAAAATCGCGGTGGCGGTAACAGAATGA
- the mnmA gene encoding tRNA 2-thiouridine(34) synthase MnmA — protein MKKRVVVGLSGGVDSSVAAYLLKEQGYEVIGMFMKNWHDDSVTISNECPWLDDSNDAMIVAQHLGIPFQAIDLSREYKERIVDYMFAEYQAGRTPNPDVLCNREIKFDIFLKAALKLGADYVATGHYARRNEIEVNGKKIYQLLAGKDPNKDQSYFLCQLTQAQLSKALFPVGELLKPEVREIASKAGLTTANKKDSQGLCFVGKVHLPDFLQQRLQSKKGKAIVIPETAKPYSNGQSMDDLISMTKPYVYQQSEGEVVGEHNGAHFYTIGQRKGLNIGGQPKPLFVIGTDTEHNILYMGMGEDHPGLYRKGLFVPNEDEHWIREDLKLQVGESKNYMARIRYRQPLEPCTLHKKEEGLYIIFERPQKAITPGQFAAWYGGDELIGSGVIS, from the coding sequence ATGAAAAAAAGAGTTGTAGTCGGTTTATCAGGAGGCGTTGATTCCAGCGTGGCAGCTTATTTATTAAAAGAGCAAGGCTACGAGGTAATCGGCATGTTCATGAAAAATTGGCATGACGACTCCGTAACCATTTCCAACGAATGTCCGTGGCTTGACGACAGTAACGATGCCATGATTGTAGCCCAACATCTCGGCATTCCCTTTCAAGCCATTGACCTGAGTAGGGAATACAAAGAGCGCATTGTCGATTATATGTTTGCTGAATATCAGGCTGGACGCACACCGAATCCAGATGTACTCTGCAATCGTGAAATCAAATTTGATATATTTTTAAAAGCTGCCCTTAAGCTTGGCGCTGATTATGTGGCCACCGGACATTATGCCCGCAGAAATGAAATTGAGGTAAACGGAAAAAAAATTTATCAGTTGCTGGCAGGAAAAGATCCGAATAAAGATCAAAGTTATTTTTTATGTCAGCTTACGCAGGCGCAACTTTCAAAAGCACTTTTTCCTGTGGGCGAATTACTGAAACCTGAGGTACGTGAAATCGCTTCGAAAGCCGGACTGACCACTGCAAACAAAAAAGATTCACAAGGGTTGTGCTTCGTGGGCAAAGTGCACCTTCCCGATTTTTTGCAGCAGCGTTTACAATCCAAAAAAGGAAAAGCAATTGTTATCCCCGAAACCGCTAAACCATACAGCAACGGCCAGTCGATGGACGATTTGATTTCAATGACAAAACCGTATGTCTATCAACAAAGCGAAGGTGAAGTGGTGGGCGAACATAACGGGGCGCATTTCTATACCATCGGTCAGCGTAAAGGTTTGAATATTGGTGGACAGCCAAAGCCGTTGTTCGTGATCGGCACCGATACCGAACATAACATTTTATACATGGGCATGGGTGAAGATCACCCGGGTTTGTACCGCAAAGGGTTGTTTGTACCCAATGAAGATGAACATTGGATTCGTGAAGATTTGAAACTCCAGGTTGGTGAATCGAAAAATTACATGGCACGCATTCGCTACCGCCAGCCGCTTGAGCCGTGCACCCTCCATAAAAAAGAAGAAGGGTTGTACATTATTTTTGAACGACCACAAAAAGCCATTACGCCCGGGCAGTTTGCTGCATGGTATGGGGGCGATGAGTTGATTGGCTCAGGGGTGATCAGCTAA